Proteins from a genomic interval of Arvicanthis niloticus isolate mArvNil1 chromosome 26, mArvNil1.pat.X, whole genome shotgun sequence:
- the LOC143438835 gene encoding olfactory receptor 8G50-like: MAGENYSIVTEFVLTGLTEKPGLQLPLFFLFLAIYAVTVLGNLGMIMLILFSSHLHTPMYFFLSNLSFVDFCQSSVIMPKMLEKFVMVKSVIPYAECMAQFYLFDVFAVSECHMLAAMAYDRYVAICNPLLYNVTMSYKVCSWMVVGVYSVGLICATGETACLLRLFFCKAEDINHYFCDLLPLLEQSCSSTFINEILALSFSSFNIIVPTLTILSSYIFIIASILRIPSTEGRSKAFSTCSSHILAVAVFFGSLAFMYLQPSSVSSMDQGKVSSVFYTIVVPMLNPLIYSLRNKDVKVALYKIAGRRQFM; this comes from the coding sequence ATGGCAGGAGAAAATTACTCCATTGTGACTGAATTTGTCCTCACTGGATTAACAGAGAAGCCAGGGCTGCAGCTGcccctgttcttcctcttcctggcaATCTATGCAGTCACAGTCCTAGGAAACCTGGGCATGATTATGCTGATCCTGTTCAGTTCTCACctgcacacccccatgtacttcttcctcagcaaTCTGTCTTTTGTTGACTTTTGCCAATCCAGTGTCATCATGCCCAAAATGCTGGAGAAATTTGTAATGGTGAAGAGTGTCATTCCTTATGCAGAGTGCATGGCTCAGTTTTACTTGTTTGACGTTTTTGCGGTTTCAGAGTGCCACATGCTAGCTGCCATGGCATATGATCGCTATGTTGCCATCTGTAATCCCTTGCTGTATAATGTTACCATGTCCTACAAAGTGTGTTCCTGGATGGTCGTGGGGGTGTATAGTGTAGGCTTGATTTGTGCCACAGGTGAAACAGCCTGCCTGCTTAGACTGTTTTTCTGCAAAGCTGAAGACATAAACCACTACTTCTGTGATCTTTTACCACTACTGGAACAATCCTGCTCTAGTACATTTATCAATGAAATACTAGCATTGTCCTTCAGTTCATTTAATATTATTGTCCCAACACTGACCATCCTCAGCTCCTACATCTTCATCATTGCCAGCATCCTCCGCATTCCTTCCACTGAGGGCAGGTCCAAAGCCTTCAGTACCTGCAGTTCCCACATCTtggctgttgctgtcttctttggATCTTTAGCATTCATGTACTTACAGCCATCATCAGTCAGCTCCATGGACCAAGGGAAAGTGTCCTCTGTGTTTTACACCATTGTTGTGCCCATGCTGAACCCCTTGATCTACAGCCTGAGGAATAAGGATGTCAAAGTTGCTTTATATAAGATTGCAGGAAGAAGACAATTTATGTGA